CAACGCAGAGAGCTATTGTCTATCATTCGGGTTACCGAAAAGGTGGTGATATCAGAAAGCGGTTGAGAGAACTGATAGGAATTAATTACCGGTAGCTCGTTAAGCGCAGGATAGGTATTTCCGTTGCCATCGGAGATTTCAAGATCGAAAGGACCGTTTCCAACCATAGTAGCGGTAATGGTAACAGCAGAATCTTTACAAAGAATAGGGAAATCCGCTGAGAAGGTAAGCTCTGGAGCGGCAATAACACGAACGGTAGCCAATGCCGAAGAATCGATACAGGCTTTTTTTCCTTTGATGGTATAGTCGAAAGTAAAGGTCTGTTCGTTAGGATTATTGGGCGTGTCTATTCCTCGGAACAGCTGTCCATCTAATCCACCTGAATTATCTAAGTCGGTCCAGGTACCACCTGTTTCTGGGTTGTCGTTAAGTACCGTGAGCAGGGTAAGGGGAATCCCCGATTCACAAATGATGGTATCTCCGTTAGAACCTGCATCGGGTTGGTGATGGATTTGAAGGTTGACATTGGAGGAGTCGGCTGGACAACCTGCAACGGGAACTTTGTAGTAGAAAAAGTAATTGCCTTCGGGAACGAATCTAGGATCAACGATACCGGTATTGATTGCAAAAGCTGCTTCTGGCACTCCGTCGTAGTTGGTCCAAAATCCACCTGAAGTAACATCGTTTCCTAGGTAGGGAAATAGATCCAGAGGATTTTCGGTATCGCATAGCGTGTCAATAGCATTTTGACCTAAAAAGGGAAGTTCGGTCACGGTAACATTCACCAAAGCGGAGTCTTTTCCACAGAAAATATCTTGGGTGTAAAGAAACTGGTAATCACCGGCAGGAATCCCGCGGTTATCGAAAAGAGAACCCGAAAGATTAGCGGGGTTACCGCCAAGGATAGTCCAAACCCCACCAGAAAGCTTTAGTGAATCGGTAATGAGTTGATTTAAATCGAAGTCTTTGTAGATGTTACAAAGCAGAGTGTCGCGGTGGGAGAGAGGTACGGGGTTTCTTCCAACAAAAGGAGCTATGGTATCCACTCGGGAACAACCTGCAAGGGAGGTGGAGGTGAGTAAAAAGGTGTCTTGTTCGGTAACCCGAATTACGCTTTCGCCTTGACTATTTGGTGGGCTAATCAGGTTGGTATTGTTAGACCAGCTGTAATCTACAAAGTTGGCAGAGGAAACGTAGATAGACCAGTTGAGCAGCTGGCCAGTGTAGAGCGAAGTACGGTCGCCCACGGTAAGTTTCCAGTCTCCCGAAACCGAGGATCCTATACCGCCAGAGGGGAAAGACCCACCCTCGGGTAAGAATGCACCAGTGTAGGGTGCTTTGGCATTTTGAATGGGAGTAGAAGCCGAAGCTGAAAAACAGGTTTTTCTCAAGTTGGCCCGTCCATTGCTATTAGGGTTGGTAAGTAGGGGGTAGACAATATTTTGGGGTGAGATTAAAAAGAGCTTTACATCTTCTATGTACGGGTGTTTGAGGTTAACGCAGACTGAGTCTATGTTGCCCGGTACGGGGTAAGAAGGGGCAATGTTAATGGTAGAAACCAATGCTGAATCGGCGGAGGCGAGGGTGCCATCCCAGTTTTCTGGTACTCCTAAATCGGGAATGGAAAGCGGGAAGGGATCTGAGCTATAGTACTGCACTTGCACCGAATCTAGGGCCGATTGCATCGGGTGTTGTACTAAAATATCGCTGGGGCTACAAACAGAATCTGGGAAAGAAAGATTAATCGCAATATGTTCTACTTGGACTTGTTTCTCGGCAAAGAGGAAGCAGGCATTACCGCTTTGAATGCGCAGAGTAATGGTGTAGGTGCCAGCTTGAGCATAAAGGTGCTTAGGATTTTTCAGCGTGGAGGAAGTACCATCTCCAAAATCCCAGAAATAGGAGAGGTCTTCGGGTTCGAGAAAAGTGAGCAGATCAACCGAAGGGCGAAGGGTATCCCCCGAACAAAGATTAGAAGGCCCTCGAATTTCTATTTCTGCGCATTGGTCGCAGAGGGAGGGGATGGTGTCGAGGGAGAGGGCGCCTTCAAAGGATACAGATTTTGGTTTAAAGGCATTTAGCTCGAAATGATACTCAGTGTAAATCTGTTTAGAGGTGTTATTTGTGATTTTTATACCCTTGGAGTTTAGATTTGAATTGTATTTGTAAACTGTAAAATCGGATAATTGATTTTGATATTTGGGAAAGTTGTTAAGGGGTTTGCCATTTAAGGAAATCTTATCATCCATTGTGTTTCCTTCTATATAAATAAGTGCCAAGGAACTTTTTATTGAACTCTCAAAACGAATTGGAGAAAAGAATGAAGTATTGCTCCAAGTAGATGAAGGTAATAACAAGGAGATTTCATGATCAACAATTTGATCTTGATTAAAACTTTTTGAAAGAGATATTACTTGGATAGGTTTTTTCGATATGATTGTAATTGGCGAAGGTTGACCCCATTGAGGTAAATTGTTTGGTAACTCTATTAGAAATGATGAAAACCCGGAAACGCAGTTTGGATTTCCAGGGATAATTGTTTTGATAATAGAATCTGAATAGGTAATTAGAATCGAGTCATTACAATATCCAACTATTTGAATGAAGTTGTTATTATTTTTTACATCTGGAGTATTACAAATTCTTTCCGGGTTTATAACAGAATCTCTCGAAAAACCTTGATTAAAAAGGTATTTAGTACCCCAAAAATTTATGGGTAAAAGTTGAGCACATGTTAATTCACTACCTCCACTATTCCCAATATTCAGGATAAGGTCTCCATAAATTCCAGCTACAATTGGTTTGGATGAAGAAATGTGATTCTCCGCCAAGGTTTTACAATTCAAATCCTTAAAACCATACAGATCCTTGCAATTGGATACGTTTTTCCAGTAGAATACTTCACCTTTATTAAGGGTTAATTTATAATTTGAAGCTTGACCATTGGATGTATAATCAATTCGTATATCAGTTGAATCTTGAGATGCAACCACATAGCCAATTAAATTTCCTTCCGAAATATTTCGGTTTTCACAATTGATAGAATTGGAGATTCCACCAAGATGATAGGAATTTCCTAGGGATGAAATAGGAAAAGCCCTCAATCCATAACCATCATAAGCTCCAACTTGACTTATAACGATGGGCTTAGGTGAATTGAAATGAATGGCTTTATTATCTTTTTTTGATTGATTTGGCAAGGAAATTGGTTTATT
This portion of the Luteibaculum oceani genome encodes:
- a CDS encoding PKD domain-containing protein, whose protein sequence is MRFSFLIGLFICLQISGQEIEGRQFILPLFAPSAPSGLSNSFFIESAYCIDSVEWSIPSLKIKGYVKVEPGIRTEVKVPNFINGNGSFNKPISLPNQSKKDNKAIHFNSPKPIVISQVGAYDGYGLRAFPISSLGNSYHLGGISNSINCENRNISEGNLIGYVVASQDSTDIRIDYTSNGQASNYKLTLNKGEVFYWKNVSNCKDLYGFKDLNCKTLAENHISSSKPIVAGIYGDLILNIGNSGGSELTCAQLLPINFWGTKYLFNQGFSRDSVINPERICNTPDVKNNNNFIQIVGYCNDSILITYSDSIIKTIIPGNPNCVSGFSSFLIELPNNLPQWGQPSPITIISKKPIQVISLSKSFNQDQIVDHEISLLLPSSTWSNTSFFSPIRFESSIKSSLALIYIEGNTMDDKISLNGKPLNNFPKYQNQLSDFTVYKYNSNLNSKGIKITNNTSKQIYTEYHFELNAFKPKSVSFEGALSLDTIPSLCDQCAEIEIRGPSNLCSGDTLRPSVDLLTFLEPEDLSYFWDFGDGTSSTLKNPKHLYAQAGTYTITLRIQSGNACFLFAEKQVQVEHIAINLSFPDSVCSPSDILVQHPMQSALDSVQVQYYSSDPFPLSIPDLGVPENWDGTLASADSALVSTINIAPSYPVPGNIDSVCVNLKHPYIEDVKLFLISPQNIVYPLLTNPNSNGRANLRKTCFSASASTPIQNAKAPYTGAFLPEGGSFPSGGIGSSVSGDWKLTVGDRTSLYTGQLLNWSIYVSSANFVDYSWSNNTNLISPPNSQGESVIRVTEQDTFLLTSTSLAGCSRVDTIAPFVGRNPVPLSHRDTLLCNIYKDFDLNQLITDSLKLSGGVWTILGGNPANLSGSLFDNRGIPAGDYQFLYTQDIFCGKDSALVNVTVTELPFLGQNAIDTLCDTENPLDLFPYLGNDVTSGGFWTNYDGVPEAAFAINTGIVDPRFVPEGNYFFYYKVPVAGCPADSSNVNLQIHHQPDAGSNGDTIICESGIPLTLLTVLNDNPETGGTWTDLDNSGGLDGQLFRGIDTPNNPNEQTFTFDYTIKGKKACIDSSALATVRVIAAPELTFSADFPILCKDSAVTITATMVGNGPFDLEISDGNGNTYPALNELPVINSYQFSQPLSDITTFSVTRMIDNSSLRCPIVKPAAIEVGVFEPIVAKLIEEDCILNPDGISFLGFTPVIELSGGDGTNYQYDLFVDGNLVKSGASAPSAVHRLDTLPNGVEYSYRFYDGSNCPDVEAVFNRRPRKYCECATFAGTMDINPLEFCEYETAVVPNVSNSFLEPEDTLYYILHDRAGIVLGERLDSNQFPSFDYFPALEFNKTYYISPIAGDRLGGGIDPIDTCVSVGDGTPIIFRPQPAVSFSSLGGDICEGDIFELGFEFTGNGPFRLQGTATNSKGTSVLDYSFLPDSGSLPLNPLENTVYRFTRLSDGNANTCELNFDTPIAVNVFDLPRVSITDPDEINICEGSSTQINVAITGGTGPYRIEFLKNGTPFGNPVVTNNNSFQLNVFEGGLYQINAIRDEGANCGGLVLDGSVRVVVKKQPFANAGPSPIEVCGSFTQLDATPSFGKGAWRLPSDGSFTFSNNKQSKTFAFVPEPGEYQFIWEETNAPCPV